The following proteins are encoded in a genomic region of Gossypium hirsutum isolate 1008001.06 chromosome D05, Gossypium_hirsutum_v2.1, whole genome shotgun sequence:
- the LOC107906034 gene encoding translation initiation factor eIF-2B subunit alpha isoform X1 produces MWWRSASFILDRQQHQNRTVAPSPESFLLSSPPPMADSPLNPKSNISAYYQTRAAHHAVVTSDWLAQAQAAVGRHSDDDGSLGDDKGAAPIGGGGGGGEEEGSGKAFSVIDEFNSWRKQPALAEAVAAIRALAAVIRTSEATTMMELEIELKKASDSLKSWDTTSISLTAGCDLFMLYVTRTSALEYEDFNSAKSRLIERAEKFGEISCKARRIIAMLSQDFIFDGCTILVHGFSRVVLEVLKTAAENKKHFRVLCTEGRPDRTGLRFSNELAKLDVPVKLLIDSAVAYTMDEVDVVLFGADGVVESGGIINMMGTFQIALVAHSMNKPVYVAAESYKFARHYPLDQKDMSPARRPIDFGVPIPSKVEVETSARDYTPPQYLTLLFTDLGVLTPSVISDELIQLYL; encoded by the exons CTTCCTCCTGTCATCTCCTCCTCCCATGGCTGATTCTCCCCTAAATCCTAAATCTAACATTTCTGCCTATTACCAGACCCGTGCCGCCCACCACGCCGTTGTAACGAGCGATTGGCTTGCTCAGGCCCAGGCGGCTGTCGGCCGTCATTCCGACGACGATGGTTCGCTGGGAGATGATAAGGGAGCTGCCCCGattggaggaggaggaggaggaggagaagaagaaggaagcGGGAAGGCGTTTAGTGTTATTGATGAGTTCAATAGCTGGAGGAAACAGCCTGCTTTGGCTGAGGCTGTGGCGGCTATTCGCGCCCTTGCGGCGGTTATTAGGACGAGTGAGGCTACCACTATGATGGAGCTTGAAATTGAGCTTAAAAAGGCTTCTGATTCGCTTAAA TCGTGGGACACAACCTCTATCTCGTTGACAGCTGGTTGTGATCTCTTCATGTTGTATGTAACAAGAACATCAGCTTTAGAGTATGAGGACTTTAATTCAGCTAAGTCTCGCCTGATCGAACGTGCAGAGAAGTTTGGGGAAATATCTTGTAAG GCTCGCAGGATTATTGCAATGCTAAGTCAAgattttatttttgatggttgtaccattttggtacatgGTTTCTCTAGAGTTGTTCTCGAAGTATTGAAGACAGCAGCTGAAAACAAGAAACACTTTAGAGTTCTCTGCACAG AAGGAAGGCCAGACAGAACTGGATTACGATTTTCTAATGAGCTGGCCAAGCTTGATGTTCCCGTAAAGCTTTTAATAGACTCTGCTGTGGCATACACTATGGATGAGGTGGACGTGGTACTCTTTGGAGCTGATGGAGTGGTTGAAAGTGGAGGTATCATTAACATGATGGGGACATTCCAGATTGCATTGGTGGCACATAGCATGAACAAGCCTGTTTATGTGGCTGCAGAAAGCTACAAG TTTGCTCGACATTATCCTTTGGACCAAAAAGATATGAGTCCTGCGCGACGCCCCATTGATTTTGGGGTACCAATCCCATCCAAGGTTGAGGTAGAAACATCGGCTCGAGATTACACTCCTCCTCAATATCTTACTCTACTCTTTACAGATTTGGGTGTGCTTACTCCTTCCGTGATTAGTGATGAGCTCATTCAACTATATTTATAG
- the LOC107906034 gene encoding translation initiation factor eIF-2B subunit alpha isoform X2, which yields MWWRSASFILDRQQHQNRTVAPSPESFLLSSPPPMADSPLNPKSNISAYYQTRAAHHAVVTSDWLAQAQAAVGRHSDDDGSLGDDKGAAPIGGGGGGGEEEGSGKAFSVIDEFNSWRKQPALAEAVAAIRALAAVIRTSEATTMMELEIELKKASDSLKSWDTTSISLTAGCDLFMLYVTRTSALEYEDFNSAKSRLIERAEKFGEISCKARRIIAMLSQDFIFDGCTILVHGFSRVVLEVLKTAAENKKHFRVLCTGRPDRTGLRFSNELAKLDVPVKLLIDSAVAYTMDEVDVVLFGADGVVESGGIINMMGTFQIALVAHSMNKPVYVAAESYKFARHYPLDQKDMSPARRPIDFGVPIPSKVEVETSARDYTPPQYLTLLFTDLGVLTPSVISDELIQLYL from the exons CTTCCTCCTGTCATCTCCTCCTCCCATGGCTGATTCTCCCCTAAATCCTAAATCTAACATTTCTGCCTATTACCAGACCCGTGCCGCCCACCACGCCGTTGTAACGAGCGATTGGCTTGCTCAGGCCCAGGCGGCTGTCGGCCGTCATTCCGACGACGATGGTTCGCTGGGAGATGATAAGGGAGCTGCCCCGattggaggaggaggaggaggaggagaagaagaaggaagcGGGAAGGCGTTTAGTGTTATTGATGAGTTCAATAGCTGGAGGAAACAGCCTGCTTTGGCTGAGGCTGTGGCGGCTATTCGCGCCCTTGCGGCGGTTATTAGGACGAGTGAGGCTACCACTATGATGGAGCTTGAAATTGAGCTTAAAAAGGCTTCTGATTCGCTTAAA TCGTGGGACACAACCTCTATCTCGTTGACAGCTGGTTGTGATCTCTTCATGTTGTATGTAACAAGAACATCAGCTTTAGAGTATGAGGACTTTAATTCAGCTAAGTCTCGCCTGATCGAACGTGCAGAGAAGTTTGGGGAAATATCTTGTAAG GCTCGCAGGATTATTGCAATGCTAAGTCAAgattttatttttgatggttgtaccattttggtacatgGTTTCTCTAGAGTTGTTCTCGAAGTATTGAAGACAGCAGCTGAAAACAAGAAACACTTTAGAGTTCTCTGCACAG GAAGGCCAGACAGAACTGGATTACGATTTTCTAATGAGCTGGCCAAGCTTGATGTTCCCGTAAAGCTTTTAATAGACTCTGCTGTGGCATACACTATGGATGAGGTGGACGTGGTACTCTTTGGAGCTGATGGAGTGGTTGAAAGTGGAGGTATCATTAACATGATGGGGACATTCCAGATTGCATTGGTGGCACATAGCATGAACAAGCCTGTTTATGTGGCTGCAGAAAGCTACAAG TTTGCTCGACATTATCCTTTGGACCAAAAAGATATGAGTCCTGCGCGACGCCCCATTGATTTTGGGGTACCAATCCCATCCAAGGTTGAGGTAGAAACATCGGCTCGAGATTACACTCCTCCTCAATATCTTACTCTACTCTTTACAGATTTGGGTGTGCTTACTCCTTCCGTGATTAGTGATGAGCTCATTCAACTATATTTATAG